One Actinosynnema pretiosum DNA segment encodes these proteins:
- the qcrB gene encoding cytochrome bc1 complex cytochrome b subunit, with translation MSGITTPTKRQPAGARAAAGAAKWADDRFHMAGGIRKQLNKVFPTHWSFLLGEIALYSFIILLLSGTYLALFFDPSMQEVTYNGSFVNLQGIEMSRAFESTLNINFEVRGGLFVRQVHHWAALLFMAAIVVHMFRIFFTGAFRRPREINWVIGILLFMLGAIEGFLGYSLPDDLLSGTGLRVMAALLISFPVIGTWTNWLLFGGEFPGMDIIPRLYTLHILVVPAVILALIAVHLGLVWYQKHTQFPGVGRKETNVVGVRIMPVFAAKGGGFFAVVVAVTALMGGVFQINPIWNIGPYNAAQVSAGSQPDWYMGWTDGLVRLWPAWELYLGDYTVPAPFWPFILGLPLLTGIAAAYPWIERRMTKDYAHHNLLQRPRDVPVRTSLGMMAITYFMVMLLMGANDIIAFKFDISLNATTWMGRIGLLVLPPLAYYVTYRLCIGLQKADREVLEHGVETGIIKRLPHGEFIEVHQPLGPVDDHGHPVALEYQGAPVPKKMNKLGAAGHPVPGSFFTPDKPEETAALARARAAQGSGVGTLSAENKPAAEVEAAADEPKGK, from the coding sequence ATGAGCGGCATCACGACGCCGACGAAGCGGCAACCCGCCGGCGCCCGCGCGGCGGCGGGCGCCGCCAAGTGGGCGGACGACCGGTTCCACATGGCGGGCGGGATTCGCAAGCAGCTCAACAAGGTCTTCCCGACCCACTGGTCGTTCCTGCTCGGCGAGATCGCGCTCTACAGCTTCATCATCCTGCTGCTGTCGGGCACCTACCTCGCGCTGTTCTTCGACCCCTCCATGCAGGAGGTCACCTACAACGGCTCGTTCGTGAACCTGCAGGGCATCGAGATGTCCCGCGCGTTCGAGTCGACGCTGAACATCAACTTCGAGGTGCGCGGCGGCCTGTTCGTGCGCCAGGTCCACCACTGGGCCGCGCTGCTGTTCATGGCGGCGATCGTGGTGCACATGTTCCGGATCTTCTTCACGGGCGCGTTCCGCCGCCCGCGCGAGATCAACTGGGTCATCGGCATCCTGCTGTTCATGCTGGGCGCGATCGAGGGCTTCCTCGGCTACTCGCTCCCCGACGACCTGCTGTCCGGCACCGGCCTGCGGGTCATGGCGGCGCTGCTGATCTCGTTCCCGGTCATCGGCACCTGGACGAACTGGCTGCTCTTCGGCGGCGAGTTCCCCGGCATGGACATCATCCCCAGGCTGTACACGCTGCACATCCTGGTGGTCCCGGCGGTCATCCTCGCGCTGATCGCGGTCCACCTCGGCCTGGTGTGGTACCAGAAGCACACGCAGTTCCCCGGCGTCGGCCGCAAGGAGACCAACGTCGTCGGCGTGCGCATCATGCCGGTGTTCGCGGCCAAGGGCGGCGGCTTCTTCGCCGTGGTCGTCGCGGTCACCGCGCTCATGGGCGGCGTCTTCCAGATCAACCCGATCTGGAACATCGGCCCGTACAACGCCGCGCAGGTCTCCGCCGGTTCGCAGCCCGACTGGTACATGGGCTGGACCGACGGCCTGGTCCGCCTGTGGCCCGCGTGGGAGCTGTACCTGGGCGACTACACGGTGCCCGCGCCGTTCTGGCCGTTCATCCTGGGCCTGCCGCTGCTGACCGGCATCGCGGCGGCGTACCCGTGGATCGAGCGCAGGATGACCAAGGACTACGCGCACCACAACCTGCTCCAGCGCCCCCGCGACGTGCCCGTCCGGACCTCGCTGGGCATGATGGCGATCACCTACTTCATGGTGATGCTGCTGATGGGCGCGAACGACATCATCGCGTTCAAGTTCGACATCTCGCTCAACGCGACGACCTGGATGGGCCGCATCGGCCTGCTCGTCCTGCCGCCGCTGGCGTACTACGTCACCTACCGGCTCTGCATCGGTCTGCAGAAGGCGGACCGCGAGGTGCTGGAGCACGGCGTGGAGACCGGCATCATCAAGCGGCTCCCGCACGGCGAGTTCATCGAGGTGCACCAGCCGCTGGGCCCGGTCGACGACCACGGCCACCCGGTCGCGCTGGAGTACCAGGGCGCCCCGGTGCCGAAGAAGATGAACAAGCTCGGCGCGGCCGGTCACCCGGTCCCCGGCTCGTTCTTCACCCCGGACAAGCCGGAGGAGACCGCGGCCCTGGCGCGGGCCCGCGCGGCGCAGGGGTCCGGCGTCGGCACGCTGTCGGCGGAGAACAAGCCGGCGGCCGAGGTCGAGGCTGCTGCCGATGAGCCCAAGGGCAAGTAG
- a CDS encoding Lrp/AsnC family transcriptional regulator, producing the protein MITAIVLIQVSAESITDAAQAIVDIDGVTEVHSCAGDADLIAMVKVSEHEELAALIPGRISKVPGVLNTDTHIAFRSYSKKDTEAAFAIGLDS; encoded by the coding sequence GTGATCACCGCGATCGTGCTGATCCAAGTCTCAGCGGAGTCCATCACCGACGCGGCGCAGGCGATCGTCGACATCGACGGCGTGACCGAGGTGCACTCCTGCGCGGGCGACGCCGACCTGATCGCCATGGTGAAGGTGAGCGAGCACGAGGAGCTGGCGGCCCTGATCCCCGGCCGGATCAGCAAGGTGCCCGGCGTGCTGAACACCGACACCCACATCGCGTTCCGGTCGTACTCCAAGAAGGACACCGAGGCCGCGTTCGCGATCGGGTTGGACTCCTGA
- a CDS encoding DEDD exonuclease domain-containing protein codes for MPTTPPAQLSFDELGTPLRETTFVVFDLETTGPRAAEDGITEIGAVKVRGGRVIGEFGTLVDPERGIPPQIVALTGITQNMVTGAPVLASVLPAFLEFAEGAVLVAHNSGFDVGFMKAACERHGYAWPKPPVVCTVKLARRVLSREEAPSCKLSALSALFGVPEAPNHRALVDARATVEVLHRLLERVGSVGVHSLEELLAYLPDVSPQQRRKRSLAADLPSAPGVYLFRGPSEEVLYVGTASDLRRRVRQYFTASETRHRLREMVALAVRVDWVECAHPLEAQVRELRLIAAHRPAYNRRSKNTASWWLALTDEAFPRLSVVRTAREGALGPFPTRRAADAAAEALLEAVPLRACAQRIPARGASGTPCALLEMGRCKAPCAGLQEVDDYAGAVGRVRALIAGESTEALGGAAARLGELALEERFEEAALRRDRLAGLVRALDRGQRLAALAAVEELVAARPDGAGGWWFAVVRHGRLASAGVAPRGVPPMPVVDALVASAETVLPGAGPLLGGSAEEVGAVLRWVEQPGTRMVSCSRPWSAPAWGAGSWRTWVGVAEAGRDQYRFEGH; via the coding sequence ATGCCGACCACGCCGCCCGCGCAGCTGTCGTTCGACGAGCTGGGCACCCCGCTGCGGGAGACCACGTTCGTCGTCTTCGACCTGGAGACGACCGGTCCGCGCGCGGCCGAGGACGGCATCACCGAGATCGGCGCGGTGAAGGTGCGCGGCGGTCGGGTGATCGGCGAGTTCGGCACGCTCGTCGACCCGGAGCGCGGCATCCCGCCGCAGATCGTCGCGCTGACCGGCATCACCCAGAACATGGTGACCGGCGCGCCCGTGCTCGCCTCGGTGCTGCCCGCGTTCCTGGAGTTCGCCGAGGGCGCGGTGCTGGTCGCGCACAACTCCGGGTTCGACGTCGGCTTCATGAAGGCCGCCTGCGAGCGGCACGGCTACGCCTGGCCCAAGCCTCCGGTGGTGTGCACGGTCAAGCTGGCCAGGCGGGTGCTCAGCCGCGAGGAGGCGCCCAGCTGCAAGCTGTCCGCGCTGTCCGCCCTGTTCGGGGTGCCCGAGGCGCCGAACCACCGGGCGCTGGTCGACGCGCGCGCCACCGTGGAGGTGCTGCACCGGCTGCTGGAGCGGGTCGGGTCGGTGGGCGTGCACTCGCTGGAGGAGCTGCTGGCGTACCTGCCGGACGTGAGCCCGCAGCAGCGGCGCAAGCGCTCGCTGGCCGCCGACCTGCCGTCCGCGCCGGGCGTGTACCTGTTCCGGGGTCCGAGCGAGGAGGTGCTGTACGTCGGCACGGCCTCGGACCTGCGCAGGCGGGTGCGGCAGTACTTCACCGCCTCCGAGACCCGGCACCGGCTGCGCGAGATGGTGGCGCTGGCGGTGCGGGTGGACTGGGTGGAGTGCGCGCACCCGCTGGAGGCGCAGGTGCGGGAGCTGCGGCTGATCGCCGCGCACCGGCCCGCCTACAACCGCCGGTCGAAGAACACCGCGTCGTGGTGGCTGGCGCTGACCGACGAGGCGTTCCCGAGGCTCTCGGTGGTGCGGACGGCCCGCGAGGGCGCGCTGGGGCCGTTCCCGACCAGGCGGGCGGCGGACGCGGCGGCGGAGGCGCTGCTGGAGGCCGTGCCGCTGCGGGCGTGCGCCCAGCGCATCCCGGCGCGCGGGGCGTCCGGAACGCCGTGCGCGCTGCTGGAGATGGGGCGCTGCAAGGCCCCGTGCGCGGGGCTGCAGGAGGTCGACGACTACGCGGGCGCGGTGGGGCGGGTGCGGGCGCTGATCGCCGGGGAGTCCACCGAGGCGCTCGGCGGCGCGGCGGCCAGGCTCGGCGAGCTGGCGCTGGAGGAGCGGTTCGAGGAGGCGGCCCTGCGGCGGGACCGGCTGGCCGGGCTGGTGCGGGCGCTGGACCGGGGGCAGCGGCTGGCCGCGCTCGCGGCGGTCGAGGAGCTGGTGGCGGCGCGGCCGGACGGCGCGGGCGGCTGGTGGTTCGCGGTGGTGCGGCACGGCAGGCTGGCGAGCGCCGGGGTCGCCCCGCGCGGGGTGCCGCCGATGCCGGTGGTGGACGCGCTGGTGGCGTCGGCGGAGACGGTGCTGCCCGGCGCGGGCCCGCTGCTGGGCGGCAGCGCCGAGGAGGTCGGCGCGGTGCTGCGGTGGGTGGAGCAGCCGGGGACCCGGATGGTGAGCTGCTCACGGCCGTGGTCGGCGCCCGCGTGGGGCGCGGGGAGCTGGCGGACCTGGGTGGGCGTGGCCGAGGCCGGGCGCGACCAGTACCGGTTCGAGGGGCACTAG
- a CDS encoding NYN domain-containing protein, with the protein MQESGAEPGSGVDAGEPDAGESDAGSAEESDAKTVAESAAESDVDWTALPDPLRARLSELSADALGELPKVDVPQSLRAVARFAPAKRARLGAPALIGALRSSAGFRTAVVDWVRRNRPSALEHTAPDPVTAGAAALLLGEDGAGHLVELVARRAADAALRAERDSAVARLERLEAELERLRADQVEAGGVARQVRLEADAELERLRKRLREQGVKLREAKDRAEAAAQEALRVRSEVDVEVGKLIAERDRERERAEAERVRARRAVADAEVARQSAREARQADEVRLALLVDTLDGAVSGLRRELALGGGTGPRPADMVRGASAGQGSVNRVEDPAALDRLLALPAVHLIVDGYNVTKTGYPELALADQRDRLVHQLAVLAARTGAEVTLVFDGAGVVAVPAAAPRGVRVLFSDPGVLADDVIRALVTAEPEGRPVVVVTSDRAVADSVRRRGAHPVPSAVLLARLGRV; encoded by the coding sequence GTGCAGGAGTCCGGTGCGGAGCCGGGCTCCGGGGTCGACGCCGGGGAGCCCGACGCCGGGGAGTCCGACGCCGGGTCCGCCGAGGAGTCCGACGCCAAGACCGTCGCGGAGTCCGCCGCCGAGTCCGACGTGGACTGGACGGCGCTGCCCGACCCGCTGCGCGCCAGGCTCTCCGAGCTGAGCGCCGACGCGCTGGGCGAGCTGCCCAAGGTGGACGTGCCGCAGTCGCTGCGCGCCGTCGCCAGGTTCGCGCCCGCCAAGCGCGCCAGGCTGGGCGCGCCCGCGCTGATCGGCGCGCTGCGCTCGTCGGCGGGCTTCCGCACCGCCGTCGTGGACTGGGTGCGGCGCAACCGGCCGTCCGCGCTGGAGCACACCGCGCCCGACCCGGTCACCGCCGGGGCCGCCGCGCTGCTGCTGGGCGAGGACGGCGCGGGGCACCTGGTGGAGCTGGTGGCGCGCCGCGCGGCCGACGCCGCCCTGCGGGCCGAGCGGGACAGCGCGGTGGCGCGCCTGGAGCGGCTGGAGGCCGAGCTGGAGCGGCTGCGCGCCGACCAGGTCGAGGCCGGTGGCGTGGCGCGCCAGGTGCGCCTGGAGGCGGACGCCGAGCTGGAGCGGCTGCGCAAGCGGCTGCGGGAGCAGGGCGTCAAGCTCCGCGAGGCCAAGGACCGGGCCGAGGCCGCCGCCCAGGAGGCGCTGCGGGTGCGCTCCGAGGTGGACGTCGAGGTCGGCAAGCTGATCGCCGAGCGGGACCGGGAGCGCGAGCGCGCCGAGGCCGAGCGGGTCAGGGCGCGGCGCGCGGTCGCCGACGCCGAGGTGGCCCGCCAGTCGGCGCGGGAGGCGCGGCAGGCCGACGAGGTGCGGCTGGCGCTGCTCGTGGACACCCTGGACGGCGCGGTCAGCGGGCTGCGCCGGGAGCTCGCGCTGGGCGGCGGCACCGGGCCGCGCCCGGCGGACATGGTGCGCGGGGCGAGCGCGGGGCAGGGCTCGGTCAACCGGGTCGAGGACCCGGCCGCGCTGGACCGGCTGCTGGCGCTGCCCGCCGTGCACCTGATCGTCGACGGCTACAACGTCACCAAGACCGGCTACCCGGAGCTGGCGCTCGCCGACCAGCGGGACCGGCTGGTGCACCAGCTCGCGGTGCTGGCCGCGCGCACCGGGGCCGAGGTGACCCTGGTGTTCGACGGCGCGGGCGTGGTCGCCGTGCCCGCCGCCGCGCCGCGCGGGGTGCGGGTGCTGTTCAGCGACCCCGGCGTGCTGGCCGACGACGTCATCCGGGCGCTGGTCACCGCCGAGCCCGAGGGCAGGCCGGTGGTCGTGGTGACCTCCGACCGGGCCGTCGCCGACTCGGTGCGCAGGCGCGGCGCGCACCCCGTCCCGTCCGCCGTGCTGCTCGCCCGCCTCGGCCGCGTCTGA
- a CDS encoding C40 family peptidase — MAATAVAVAAVGITPVSAGAQPATASDALKKYNELGEQATKLNEELLRAEEQQKNNQAELDKAKGEVDTATKAGDAARADEEKFRSRVDRLTEASFEGARFNQLSALLVSDSQQDFLNRMSALGVLAMDNGEALEELSGAVQAADTARDTASEAEKRAQAATDEAKKIADDVRKRKDDLDKQRTEVKAQLNRLTTAERTNLGSVGSVPTNVDYPAGAAGAALQFAMAQIGDMYQYGATGPNVWDCSGLVMKAYASAGVSIPRTSQGQAGVGRAVTRAEAQAGDIVVYNGGMHVGMAVSNSQVVHASTDGVPVKVVPFNNPGSIYAIRRIG; from the coding sequence ATGGCCGCCACGGCGGTGGCCGTGGCGGCTGTGGGCATCACGCCGGTCTCGGCCGGGGCCCAGCCCGCCACCGCCTCCGACGCGTTGAAGAAGTACAACGAGCTGGGCGAGCAGGCCACCAAGCTCAACGAGGAGCTGCTCCGCGCCGAGGAGCAGCAGAAGAACAACCAGGCCGAGCTGGACAAGGCCAAGGGCGAGGTCGACACCGCGACCAAGGCCGGTGACGCGGCCCGCGCCGACGAGGAGAAGTTCCGCAGCCGGGTCGACCGGCTCACCGAGGCCTCCTTCGAGGGCGCGCGGTTCAACCAGCTGTCCGCGCTGCTGGTCAGCGACTCGCAGCAGGACTTCCTCAACCGCATGTCCGCGCTGGGCGTCCTGGCCATGGACAACGGCGAGGCGCTGGAGGAGCTGTCCGGGGCCGTCCAGGCCGCCGACACGGCGCGCGACACCGCCTCCGAGGCCGAGAAGCGCGCGCAGGCCGCGACGGACGAGGCGAAGAAGATCGCCGACGACGTGCGCAAGCGCAAGGACGACCTCGACAAGCAGCGCACCGAGGTCAAGGCGCAGCTCAACCGGCTGACCACCGCCGAGCGCACCAACCTGGGCAGCGTCGGCAGCGTGCCGACCAACGTGGACTACCCGGCGGGCGCCGCGGGCGCCGCGCTGCAGTTCGCCATGGCCCAGATCGGCGACATGTACCAGTACGGCGCGACGGGCCCGAACGTGTGGGACTGCTCCGGCCTGGTCATGAAGGCGTACGCGAGCGCGGGCGTGTCGATCCCCCGCACCAGCCAGGGGCAGGCCGGGGTCGGCCGCGCGGTGACCCGCGCCGAGGCCCAGGCGGGCGACATCGTCGTCTACAACGGCGGGATGCACGTGGGCATGGCGGTGAGCAACAGCCAGGTGGTGCACGCGTCCACCGACGGCGTGCCGGTGAAGGTCGTGCCGTTCAACAACCCCGGCTCGATCTACGCGATCCGCCGGATCGGCTGA
- a CDS encoding glycosyltransferase family 4 protein has product MPRTLLVTNDFPPRPGGIQGYLHELVTRLPDVVVYAPSWDSPSGSHPEFDAAQPFPVVRHPTSLMLPTPDVLRRAADVLRAERCDSVWFGAAAPLALLGPALRKAGARRVVASTHGHEVGWSMLPGARQALRRIGSTSDVVTFVSRYTRSRFAAAFGPDAALEHLPPGVDTSVFAPDPAARAELRARYRLGDRPVVVCVSRLVPRKGQDVLVRALPEIRRRVPGAALLLVGGGPHRGALERLARESGVADDVVLTGSVPWSELPAHYNAGDVFAMPCRTRGRGLDVEGLGIVYLEASATGLPVVAGRSGGAPETVRDGVTGHVVDGREVRAVAEATAALLADPGLAAKLGQAGREWVSDRWRWDDMAARLGSLIAG; this is encoded by the coding sequence GTGCCGCGAACCCTCCTGGTGACCAACGACTTCCCGCCGCGCCCCGGAGGCATCCAGGGCTACCTGCACGAGCTCGTCACCCGCCTGCCCGACGTGGTCGTCTACGCCCCGTCCTGGGACTCGCCCTCCGGTTCGCACCCCGAGTTCGACGCCGCCCAGCCCTTCCCGGTCGTCCGCCACCCCACGAGCCTCATGCTCCCCACCCCGGACGTCCTGCGCCGCGCCGCCGACGTGCTGCGGGCCGAGCGCTGCGACTCCGTCTGGTTCGGCGCCGCCGCCCCGCTGGCGCTGCTCGGCCCGGCCCTGCGCAAGGCGGGCGCGCGGCGGGTCGTGGCCTCCACGCACGGGCACGAGGTCGGCTGGTCCATGCTCCCCGGCGCCCGCCAGGCCCTGCGCCGCATCGGCTCCACCTCGGACGTCGTCACGTTCGTCAGCCGCTACACCCGCTCCCGCTTCGCCGCCGCGTTCGGCCCGGACGCCGCGCTGGAGCACCTGCCGCCCGGCGTGGACACCTCCGTCTTCGCGCCCGACCCGGCCGCCCGCGCCGAGCTGCGCGCCCGTTACCGCCTCGGCGACCGCCCGGTGGTGGTGTGCGTGTCCAGGCTGGTGCCGCGCAAGGGGCAGGACGTGCTGGTCAGGGCGCTGCCGGAGATTCGCCGCCGGGTGCCGGGCGCCGCGCTGCTGCTGGTGGGCGGCGGACCGCACCGGGGCGCGCTGGAGCGGCTGGCCCGCGAGAGCGGGGTCGCGGACGACGTGGTGCTGACCGGGTCGGTGCCCTGGTCGGAGCTGCCCGCGCACTACAACGCGGGCGACGTGTTCGCGATGCCGTGCCGCACGCGCGGGCGCGGGCTGGACGTGGAGGGCCTCGGCATCGTCTACCTGGAGGCCTCGGCCACCGGCCTGCCGGTGGTGGCGGGCCGCTCCGGCGGTGCGCCGGAGACCGTGCGCGACGGCGTGACCGGGCACGTCGTCGACGGCCGCGAGGTGCGCGCGGTGGCCGAGGCGACGGCGGCGCTGCTGGCCGATCCGGGACTGGCCGCGAAGCTGGGGCAGGCGGGCCGCGAGTGGGTCTCCGACCGGTGGCGCTGGGACGACATGGCCGCCCGGCTCGGCTCGCTCATCGCGGGCTGA
- a CDS encoding AMP-dependent synthetase/ligase: MREFSVPATASVAPEDNLTDMVWANAERFGNAVSFRRRVDGTWVDVTSRDFAAQVLAVAKGMVSAGIEPGDRVGLMSKTSYEWTLLDQAIWHAGAVVVPIYETSSAEQVEWILSNSGAKAVFVETGAHRALLEPLAPDLPELRHVWQLESGSGSAGGAVDELTALGAEVSDEDAHARRRVAGADDVATIVYTSGTTGKPKGCELTHRNLLSEIREAVTLMPHLLQAGNTLLVFLPLAHILARVLALCALYTRVTVGHTQDVRKLVEDLGTFRPTFVVAVPRVFEKVYNGAKQKAEAEGKGKIFAIAEATAVEYSRAEAAGGPGLLLKVKHAVFDKLVYRRLKAALGGRCIAAVSGGAPLGERLAHFFRGIGVPVMEGYGLTETTAAACLNTATAVRVGTVGKPVGGTSVRIGEDGEVLIKGDVVFRSYWNNPKATEEALEDGWFHTGDIGELDADGFLKITGRKKEIIVTAGGKNVSPAVLEDRLRAHPLISQCMVIGDAQPFIGALITIDPEFFPSWLERNNRPAGTKVADVVEDEQLLKEIQAAVDDANLAVSKAESIKKFRVLPVDFTEAGGEMTPSMKLRRSVVANTYKADIEAIYSR; this comes from the coding sequence GTGCGCGAGTTCAGCGTTCCCGCTACCGCGTCGGTGGCGCCTGAGGACAACCTCACCGACATGGTGTGGGCGAACGCGGAGCGCTTCGGCAACGCGGTCAGCTTCCGCAGGCGCGTGGACGGAACGTGGGTCGACGTGACCTCGCGTGACTTCGCCGCGCAGGTGCTGGCGGTCGCCAAGGGCATGGTCTCCGCCGGGATCGAGCCGGGTGACCGGGTCGGGCTGATGTCGAAGACCAGCTACGAGTGGACCCTGCTCGACCAGGCGATCTGGCACGCGGGCGCCGTGGTGGTGCCGATCTACGAGACCTCCTCCGCGGAGCAGGTCGAGTGGATCCTGTCGAACTCCGGCGCGAAGGCCGTGTTCGTCGAGACGGGCGCCCACCGCGCGCTGCTGGAGCCGCTCGCGCCCGACCTGCCGGAGCTGCGGCACGTCTGGCAGCTGGAGTCCGGCTCGGGCTCGGCGGGCGGCGCGGTGGACGAGCTGACCGCGCTGGGGGCCGAGGTGTCCGACGAGGACGCCCACGCCCGGCGTCGGGTCGCGGGCGCGGACGACGTCGCGACGATCGTGTACACCTCGGGCACCACGGGCAAGCCCAAGGGCTGCGAGCTGACCCACCGCAACCTCCTCTCGGAGATCCGCGAGGCGGTCACGCTGATGCCGCACCTGCTGCAGGCGGGCAACACGCTGCTGGTGTTCCTGCCGCTCGCGCACATCCTCGCCCGCGTGCTGGCCCTGTGCGCCCTGTACACGCGGGTCACCGTCGGCCACACCCAGGACGTGCGCAAGCTCGTCGAGGACCTGGGCACGTTCCGCCCGACGTTCGTCGTCGCGGTGCCGCGCGTGTTCGAGAAGGTCTACAACGGGGCCAAGCAGAAGGCCGAGGCCGAGGGCAAGGGCAAGATCTTCGCGATCGCGGAGGCGACCGCCGTCGAGTACAGCCGCGCGGAGGCGGCGGGCGGTCCCGGCCTGCTGCTCAAGGTCAAGCACGCGGTGTTCGACAAGCTCGTGTACCGCAGGCTCAAGGCGGCGCTGGGCGGCCGGTGCATCGCCGCGGTGTCCGGCGGCGCGCCGCTGGGCGAGCGGCTGGCGCACTTCTTCCGGGGCATCGGCGTGCCGGTCATGGAGGGCTACGGCCTGACCGAGACCACGGCGGCGGCGTGCCTGAACACGGCGACGGCGGTCCGGGTCGGCACGGTCGGCAAGCCGGTGGGCGGCACCTCGGTGCGCATCGGCGAGGACGGCGAGGTGCTGATCAAGGGCGACGTGGTGTTCCGGAGCTACTGGAACAACCCGAAGGCCACCGAGGAGGCGCTGGAGGACGGCTGGTTCCACACCGGCGACATCGGCGAGCTGGACGCCGACGGCTTCCTGAAGATCACCGGCCGGAAGAAGGAGATCATCGTCACCGCCGGTGGCAAGAACGTCTCCCCGGCCGTGCTGGAGGACCGGCTGCGGGCGCACCCGCTGATCAGCCAGTGCATGGTGATCGGCGACGCGCAGCCGTTCATCGGCGCGCTGATCACGATCGACCCGGAGTTCTTCCCGTCCTGGCTGGAGCGCAACAACCGGCCCGCGGGGACCAAGGTCGCGGACGTGGTCGAGGACGAGCAGCTGCTCAAGGAGATCCAGGCTGCGGTGGACGACGCGAACCTGGCGGTGTCCAAGGCGGAGTCGATCAAGAAGTTCCGCGTGCTGCCGGTGGACTTCACCGAGGCAGGCGGCGAGATGACGCCGAGCATGAAGCTGCGCCGGTCGGTCGTGGCGAACACCTACAAGGCCGACATCGAGGCGATCTACTCCCGCTAG
- a CDS encoding polyketide cyclase / dehydrase and lipid transport has protein sequence MPSVDVVDETFLAVPPETVAEAFATPESWARHWPDLILSVYLDRGAQGLRWTVGGALVGTMEVWLEPVMDGTLLHYFLRADLPEEAPARRVRRELRRRQLDAKGVSLGLKLALEAGREPGVAPVLP, from the coding sequence GTGCCGAGCGTGGACGTCGTGGACGAGACCTTCCTGGCTGTTCCCCCCGAGACCGTGGCGGAGGCCTTCGCCACGCCCGAGTCGTGGGCGCGGCACTGGCCCGACCTCATTCTCTCGGTCTACCTCGACCGGGGGGCGCAGGGGCTGCGCTGGACGGTCGGCGGCGCGCTCGTCGGGACCATGGAGGTCTGGCTCGAACCGGTCATGGACGGGACCCTCCTGCACTACTTCCTGCGGGCCGACCTGCCCGAGGAGGCCCCGGCCAGGCGGGTGCGCAGGGAGCTGCGCCGCCGCCAGCTCGACGCGAAGGGCGTGTCGCTGGGCCTGAAGCTGGCCCTGGAGGCCGGTCGGGAGCCGGGGGTCGCCCCGGTCCTGCCGTAG
- a CDS encoding metallophosphoesterase family protein, whose translation MRVHVVSDVHGNSEALARAGDGADALVVLGDLIDFVDYYDHSGGILGRVFGPDKVAEFARLRRGRMGPEAGAFLRTLWAGLDDAAAVVREAVHEQYTRLFGAMTAPTYATPGNVDSPELWPEFAREGVHVLDGESAEIGGLRFGFAGGAVIAPNVRRTPGAAWRAYLRTDAELTGVLAGLGEVDVLCTHVPPAVAELTYDVVARRAEQGSTAVLDAIHRLRPRWSVFGHIHQPMTRRTRIGPTECVNVGHFRRTGTPHVLAW comes from the coding sequence GTGCGCGTACACGTGGTGTCGGACGTCCACGGCAACTCCGAAGCGCTGGCCCGCGCCGGTGACGGGGCGGACGCGCTGGTCGTCCTCGGCGACCTGATCGACTTCGTCGACTACTACGACCACTCCGGCGGCATCCTCGGCCGGGTGTTCGGGCCGGACAAGGTCGCCGAGTTCGCCCGGCTGCGGCGCGGGCGCATGGGCCCGGAGGCGGGCGCCTTCCTGCGGACGCTGTGGGCGGGCCTGGACGACGCGGCGGCCGTGGTCAGGGAAGCGGTGCACGAGCAGTACACCCGGCTGTTCGGGGCCATGACCGCGCCGACCTACGCCACGCCGGGCAACGTGGACAGCCCCGAGCTGTGGCCGGAGTTCGCCCGCGAGGGCGTGCACGTGCTCGACGGCGAGAGCGCCGAGATCGGCGGGCTGCGGTTCGGGTTCGCGGGCGGCGCGGTGATCGCGCCGAACGTCCGCCGCACGCCCGGCGCCGCGTGGCGGGCCTACCTGCGCACCGACGCCGAGCTGACCGGCGTGCTCGCGGGCCTGGGCGAGGTCGACGTGCTGTGCACGCACGTGCCGCCCGCCGTGGCCGAGCTGACCTACGACGTGGTGGCCCGGCGCGCCGAGCAGGGGTCGACGGCCGTGCTGGACGCGATCCACCGGCTGCGCCCCCGCTGGTCGGTGTTCGGGCACATCCACCAGCCGATGACCAGGCGCACCCGCATCGGCCCGACCGAGTGCGTCAACGTCGGGCACTTCCGGCGGACCGGAACGCCGCACGTGCTGGCTTGGTGA
- a CDS encoding SRPBCC family protein, translating into MADESTQSIVIDAAPEQILAVIADFDSYPEWANGVKQTEVLKRDDDGRATEVEFAIDQGPIKDDYVLGYTWRPTGVSWTLLKGTMQKAQEGSYELTPTGAGVQVTYTLSVQLVVPMIGLFRRKAEKVIMDTALKELKRRVESAG; encoded by the coding sequence ATGGCCGACGAGTCCACCCAGTCCATCGTGATCGACGCTGCCCCCGAGCAGATCCTCGCGGTGATCGCCGACTTCGACTCCTACCCGGAGTGGGCGAACGGGGTGAAGCAGACCGAGGTGCTGAAGCGGGACGACGACGGCCGGGCCACCGAGGTCGAGTTCGCGATCGACCAGGGGCCCATCAAGGACGACTACGTGCTCGGCTACACCTGGCGGCCCACCGGCGTGTCCTGGACCCTGCTCAAGGGCACCATGCAGAAGGCGCAGGAGGGCAGCTACGAGCTGACCCCGACCGGCGCGGGCGTCCAGGTCACCTACACGCTCTCGGTGCAGCTCGTCGTGCCGATGATCGGCCTGTTCCGCCGCAAGGCCGAGAAGGTCATCATGGACACCGCGCTCAAGGAGCTCAAGCGCCGCGTGGAAAGCGCTGGATGA